One Pontibacter deserti genomic region harbors:
- a CDS encoding DHH family phosphoesterase, whose translation MYDVSALNELLKEPKEVMITTHHKPDADALGSSLGLAGYLKKKGHRVTVVTPSDYPGFLNWMSGNDDVIIYSEKNDELVQRIIAESQVIFCLDFSNLSRINEMGEYIREAKGTKVLVDHHLQPEDFADLEFSNTNAAATAEIVYDLIKALGDGDLIDTNIGECLYAGIMTDTGSFRHPSTSPNVHLIIADLLNVGVNTSNIHRLIYDSSSELRLRFLGYALKEKLVVLREFNTAYFAITAEELKAYDSKTGDTEGLVNYALSIEGIVFAALIIDRTQAVKMSFRSVGSFSANEFARAHFNGGGHKNAAGGMSMDTLEATVAKFESLLPQYKEELQAAAQHHQE comes from the coding sequence ATGTATGATGTTAGCGCTCTTAACGAGCTTCTGAAGGAACCTAAAGAGGTGATGATCACCACGCATCACAAACCAGACGCCGATGCGCTGGGTTCTTCTTTAGGTCTGGCAGGTTACCTCAAAAAGAAAGGGCACCGTGTTACGGTGGTCACACCTTCCGACTATCCCGGTTTCCTGAACTGGATGAGCGGCAACGATGACGTGATCATTTATTCAGAGAAGAACGACGAACTGGTGCAGCGCATCATCGCAGAATCGCAGGTTATCTTTTGCCTCGATTTTTCTAACTTATCTCGCATAAACGAGATGGGTGAATATATCCGCGAAGCAAAAGGCACTAAAGTACTGGTAGACCACCACCTGCAACCGGAAGATTTTGCTGACCTAGAGTTCTCCAATACCAATGCCGCTGCTACTGCCGAGATTGTGTATGACCTGATCAAAGCATTAGGTGACGGCGACTTGATTGATACTAACATCGGGGAATGCCTCTATGCAGGTATCATGACCGACACAGGATCGTTTCGTCACCCAAGCACTTCGCCAAACGTGCACCTGATCATTGCTGATCTGCTGAACGTGGGTGTAAATACATCCAACATACACCGCCTGATCTACGACAGTTCATCTGAGCTGCGCCTGCGCTTTTTAGGATATGCCTTAAAAGAGAAGCTTGTAGTGTTGCGGGAGTTTAATACTGCTTACTTTGCCATTACTGCTGAGGAGCTTAAAGCATACGACTCTAAAACAGGTGATACGGAAGGTCTGGTAAATTATGCTTTATCTATTGAAGGCATCGTTTTTGCAGCCCTGATTATTGACCGTACCCAGGCTGTTAAAATGTCTTTCCGTTCGGTAGGCAGCTTCTCTGCAAACGAATTTGCACGTGCCCACTTTAATGGTGGCGGACACAAAAATGCAGCCGGCGGCATGTCTATGGATACACTGGAGGCAACTGTAGCAAAGTTTGAGAGCTTACTACCACAGTATAAAGAAGAGCTGCAGGCAGCAGCTCAGCATCATCAAGAATAA
- a CDS encoding nucleoside-diphosphate kinase — protein MAGNITFTMIKPDAVADNHIGGITKMIEEGGFRIVAMKKTKLSEERAGKFYEVHKERPFYGDLVKYMSKGPIVAMILEKDNAVEDFRALIGATNPEQAAEGTIRKKYAKSIESNAVHGSDSDENAQIEGDFFFSADERF, from the coding sequence ATGGCAGGAAACATCACATTTACCATGATCAAGCCTGATGCAGTGGCTGATAACCACATCGGTGGCATTACTAAAATGATCGAAGAAGGCGGCTTCCGCATTGTAGCGATGAAAAAGACAAAATTGTCTGAAGAGCGTGCCGGTAAATTTTACGAAGTACACAAAGAGCGTCCTTTCTACGGCGACCTTGTAAAATATATGTCTAAAGGCCCTATCGTGGCGATGATCCTGGAGAAAGACAACGCTGTTGAAGATTTCCGTGCGCTGATTGGTGCTACTAACCCGGAGCAGGCTGCAGAAGGTACTATCCGTAAGAAATATGCGAAGTCTATCGAGTCTAACGCCGTACACGGTTCTGACTCTGATGAGAACGCTCAGATCGAAGGTGATTTCTTCTTCTCTGCTGACGAGCGCTTCTAA
- a CDS encoding LysM peptidoglycan-binding domain-containing protein has protein sequence MGLFDFLKKGKEEPAKRPAATPRSTQMPGQQPNATSGSQQNVSGTSTSAHQDVYTVQSGDSLSKIAKKHYGNANAWTKIYNANKSTIGENPDLIRPGQRLNIPRD, from the coding sequence ATGGGATTGTTTGATTTTTTAAAGAAGGGAAAGGAAGAACCTGCTAAAAGACCAGCAGCTACTCCGAGATCTACCCAGATGCCAGGCCAGCAGCCAAATGCTACATCGGGCAGCCAGCAGAATGTGTCAGGCACCAGCACTAGCGCTCATCAGGATGTTTATACTGTACAATCCGGTGATTCTTTATCTAAAATAGCTAAGAAGCACTATGGCAATGCCAACGCATGGACCAAGATCTATAATGCGAATAAATCTACAATAGGCGAAAATCCTGACTTAATCAGACCAGGCCAGCGCCTAAACATTCCGAGAGATTAA